The following proteins are encoded in a genomic region of Cricetulus griseus strain 17A/GY chromosome 7, alternate assembly CriGri-PICRH-1.0, whole genome shotgun sequence:
- the Cplx1 gene encoding complexin-1, with the protein MEIAAYVMGATKDMGKMLGGDEEKDPDAAKKEEERQEALRQAEEERKAKYAKMEAEREVMRQGIRDKYGIKKKEEREAEAQAAMEANSEGSLTRPKKAIPPGCGDEPEEEDESILDTVIKYLPGPLQDMFKK; encoded by the exons ATGGAGATTGCAGCCTACGTGATGG GGGCCACCAAGGACATGGGCAAGATGCTCGGGGGTGATGAGGAGAAGGACCCTGATGCtgccaagaaggaggaggaacgGCAGGAGGCACTGCGGCAGGCAGAGGAGGAGCGCAAAGCAAAGTATGCCAAGATGGAGGCAGAGCGCGAGGTCATGCGGCAGGGCATACGAGACAAG TATGGCATCAAGAAGAAGGAGGAGCGTGAGGCTGAGGCCCAGGCAGCCATGGAAGCCAACTCAGAAGGCAGTCTGACTCGGCCCAAGAAGGCTATTCCACCAGGCTGTGGGGATGAGCcggaggaggaagatgagagtATCCTGGACACTGTCATCAAGTACCTGCCTGGGCCACTGCAGGACATGTTCAAGAAGTAA